In one Oryza glaberrima chromosome 2, OglaRS2, whole genome shotgun sequence genomic region, the following are encoded:
- the LOC127763684 gene encoding F-box/kelch-repeat protein At3g61590-like encodes MLAMGSEEWELYPSSFIGAQVIDYGHVSGDMDDDQSGDLAVSMDAVLPDDLLEKVLSFLPVASVIRSGSVCKRWHEIVHARRQTWSKMVPQKPWYFMFTCSEEAVSGFTYDPSLRKWYGFDFPCIEKTTWSISSSSGLVCLMDSEDRSRIIVCNPITKDWKRLVDAPGGKSADYSALAISVTRTSHQYMVAVARCNQVPSEYYQWEFTIHLYESEINTWVSPFTELLIGWRGGDECVICDGVLYYLVYSTGVLVNNNEHRHCLLMYDLSTRPTHTSLMSMAIPVPCPLTCGRLMNLNERLVLVGGIGKQDRPGIIKGIGIWELRNKEWHEVARMPHKFFQGFGEFDDVFASCGADDLIYIQSYGSPALLTFELNQKLWKWSLKSPVTKRFPLQLFTGFSFEPRLDIAS; translated from the coding sequence ATGCTGGCAATGGGGTCAGAGGAGTGGGAGTTGTATCCATCTTCCTTCATTGGTGCTCAGGTCATAGATTATGGGCATGTTTCTGGAGACATGGATGATGATCAGAGTGGAGACTTGGCCGTGTCGATGGACGCCGTTCTCCCTGATGATCTTTTAGAAAAGGTCCTCTCCTTCTTGCCTGTTGCAAGTGTCATAAGATCTGGATCTGTTTGCAAGAGATGGCATGAGATTGTGCATGCCCGGAGGCAGACATGGAGCAAAATGGTGCCTCAGAAGCCTTGGTACTTCATGTTTACCTGCAGCGAGGAAGCGGTCTCGGGGTTCACCTATGACCCGAGCCTGCGTAAGTGGTATGGATTCGACTTCCCTTGCATTGAGAAGACCACCTGGTCGATTTCCTCATCGTCCGGGTTGGTGTGTCTGATGGACAGTGAGGATAGGAGCCGCATCATCGTGTGCAACCCAATAACTAAGGACTGGAAGAGGCTTGTTGATGCTCCTGGTGGCAAGTCGGCTGATTACAGTGCTCTCGCCATTTCTGTGACCAGGACCTCTCATCAGTACATGGTGGCTGTTGCAAGGTGCAACCAGGTGCCATCAGAGTATTATCAATGGGAGTTCACCATCCATTTGTACGAGTCGGAGATAAATACATGGGTGTCTCCCTTCACTGAACTATTGATTGGATGGCGAGGAGGTGATGAGTGCGTGATCTGTGATGGGGTCCTCTACTATCTGGTGTACTCAACAGGAGTTTTGGTGAATAACAACGAGCATCGCCATTGTCTTCTCATGTATGACCTATCTACCAGGCCTACTCACACTTCTTTGATGAGCATGGCTATACCAGTGCCGTGCCCTCTTACATGTGGCCGTTTGATGAACCTCAATGAGAGGCTTGTCTTGGTTGGGGGCATTGGCAAGCAAGATAGGCCTGGTATCATCAAGGGAATTGGCATCTGGGAGCTCCGGAACAAGGAGTGGCATGAGGTTGCTCGAATGCCTCACAAGTTTTTCCAAGGATTTGGCGAGTTCGATGATGTTTTTGCAAGCTGTGGGGCGGATGACCTTATCTATATTCAGAGCTATGGGTCACCGGCCCTCCTCACATTTGAATTAAACCAGAAGCTGTGGAAATGGTCACTGAAGAGCCCTGTGACGAAGAGGTTTCCTCTGCAGCTGTTTACTGGTTTCTCTTTTGAGCCTAGGCTGGACATTGCTTCctag